TTGATTCCTAGACCTGTCCTGCCAAGATTATTCTTGTAAATATTAACTCAACACTCACTATTCTTTCAAAGTTAAGCCAAAATATAGCTTGCTCTCCTTTCACAGTAATACAATGTTATCAAGTATACAAATGATACCATATGTTTCGTCCAGACTATTTGATGCTATTTTATTTTAGGAAATTTCTTAACACTTAAAACGCCAATTGTCCCCATCCAACTATTTGCCAACCTTATTCTAAGAACCTCTTCCCATCCTCTGTTATTGGGCCTTGGGTCTAGTATCAGATAGAGGCATATGTCAGATACCTAAGTTTTTTCGTGTATTTGGAAAGATCTTGGAGGGTCATATTACCATATCGATGTCCAAAAATATGGAGAACACGGGTGTTGGACACGAgtacttcaagaaaaatgaagcaTCGGAGCAACATAGTTCTAGCAACCAATAGTAAATTTCCGTCCACTACAACTACTTGAGTGTTGATCTGAGATCAACCTGATCTCATCAAAATACCAACTTTTAACTATGTGTAGCACCATTGGTGATGATGAAACACTCCTAAACTGCTTCATATAagtatttgttctttacagtaATGCTACTCTTTCTTGCAAATAGTTTGGAAGTAATGTCCAGCTCTTGGacaagcaaataaataacaacagcAACAACAAAAGGTAAAGTTGCTTTGAAAGAGAGCAACATTAAAGTTGAACACAAAGAAAGAAATTAGAACAGAGTACTTACTCAAAGAAATCAGGTAGCCATTACCGCCATCAAGTGCCTTAATACATAACTTCTTGCTTACTTGACCAGCATTGCTGTAGCAGAAATAATTTgtcttaaatatatataaaaagaaaaaccTTGCATGCAAGCATTGCTTTTTccatttgttattatttttttaatttttgaagcACACAAATGTGCCACTAAAAGTTAATGGAAATTAGAATTGCTTCCAACAAAAtgaatatataaaagaaacaagtgcGAAAAACTAACCTTGATTTCATTGAAGGGTCATGGAAGAATTCAGAGGCATCATGAGCACCCATGCTTATCAAAGACCCAACCTCCGTCGGTGACAAAGCAAATTTCTGCAATATGTTAAAAATCAGTGTTCCTAGCAACATACTATGCAAAGGCCAAGAGCAACAAGAGAAAGTGTTATCATAAACAAAAGGTATCCAGCTGGGAGTATGCTAAATATGAGCTCTATCTATCAATGCATTAGAAGTGCAATGAGGAAAACAGATAGGATTATAAGAAATACTTACCTGTCTCTGTTCCCAATCGTACTTGCGCTCTCCAATAGCAGGGCAGAATGTCAACATCATGGAACCACGGCGATTAACTTTAAGGCCACCAATGTCGGACTGCAAACACGAGGCAAATGAAAGTCACCATTCACTAAAATGAAAACCACGTGAGGAAAATAATAACTACAAATATTTAGGAAAGGCAATGGGAGCATACATCCATCTTAACGAAAGTTGGCAGAACAGGAGAAATAGAGAGTGAAGCTTTCCCCTTGTATATCGTATAAGGAGCAAACACACGACCATTGGCATTTCCTGcatatatatgaaaaataataataacaaacacGAGTTATGGTTAATCAATATTTGTGAAATAAATGCAAAAGTGAGGGACAATTCGATACCTGTAGCAGCGAAATCCTGTAGAGAAGTTGAAAAGGCAGCTCGGGATTCAAAGCCATCACCCCATTTCGCAGATTGCAGTGACCTGTTTGCAGTGAAAACATCATTAAAAACTAACTCAACTAGAAAGGGTTCAATGGCCGTATTTTTATTTGTAAAGTAAAGAAATACTAAGTCATTTTTGCAGAACAATGAAAACCCTTTGCTCTGAACGTGATGAAATCcatgaaaattaatatttacCCAAAAAAACAGAACCTCTAACTCTGAAATATGAAGATATTTTTTGGGGGGTTTAGAGGAAGAAGACGAAGTTAGGGCTTAGTTGAGGTTTTAGaaagtaacaaaaaaaaaaaattgagtgaAGGGGACAATGTAATATAGTAGAATAAACACTTCGATTCTTCATTCTCAAGCACCATAAATCTTTAAGTAAAACAATAtaattagggtttttgaatgtAAGCTAAAAAATTGAACCTGGAGAGCAAAGAGCGACATTGTTTCAACATCTTGGCGTAGGCGCGTGGATTGACGGGGATATTGCTCTGGTTATCGCCCGAAATTACTTTATAGTACCCAAAATTATTCTATTAAAAATGGGGTAAATTAATCTCTTACATTTATCAAAAAACAAAATCATTCctctattaaaatttttatctatttttatatcAACAcgtatttttgtttatttattctaTCAGCTAAATTAATTCTTAACAACATAAATATCtggaatttttaataaaaaatttaatttattttttatcttaattttaattaattgattcCTAATATCTATCCATACTTTCAAtgttaaaagataaaaagaaatcAGTCAATTGGAtgacataatataatatatatatatatttaatatttctttcttctttttctgtcAAACCAAATATCAATAAAATCTTTTCTAGATTAGTCTAGccttaatctatttattttagtatttcattaaaatttgaaattattttataagtttatcaccttgattctattttataaataaaaaaaaagtaaagattCCTTCTTTTTTGGATTGTCCATTAAGTAGTATATTATACTTATTTcgacttattttatatttattatattatctttattatttattctGTTATTAgtaaatcaaaaaaataaaaattttgaaaaatctgGAAAAATCGAAACTAAGAATAGAAATCTTTGATGGTCTTAGAATTGTTATTATTTCGACACAAGAAAAGGGTGTATGAAATTCCTTTTCTTGTGTCGAATGCTAGAAAGACGGAGAGTACTCCCTGTAATTATTTGTTCCCCTCATTTATCCTTCCTTTCTATTCTCCACTTACTTATATTTAGTATCTACTcaaattgaatttaaaaaataaaacccaTTCTGTAACATTTAAATATGACATAATGATTAATTTGTCTATCTTTTAATAAAAGAGCAAAATGCAATTTAACTACTAGTACAGGGGCATCCATTGTACTTTTACCGTTTTATTAGTTTTCTTATATTGTGCATCATCTCTATAACAACTTCATTTGTCTGCTCAATTTTTGTGGTAATTGTTTTACACTTATAATGACATATTGTTATAGATGTTATAGAGAGGTAATTgttg
Above is a genomic segment from Gossypium arboreum isolate Shixiya-1 chromosome 8, ASM2569848v2, whole genome shotgun sequence containing:
- the LOC108467644 gene encoding single-stranded DNA-binding protein WHY2, mitochondrial; protein product: MLKQCRSLLSRSLQSAKWGDGFESRAAFSTSLQDFAATGNANGRVFAPYTIYKGKASLSISPVLPTFVKMDSDIGGLKVNRRGSMMLTFCPAIGERKYDWEQRQKFALSPTEVGSLISMGAHDASEFFHDPSMKSSNAGQVSKKLCIKALDGGNGYLISLTVTNNILKSNERFNIPVTTAEFAVLKTACSFALPHIMGWDRLTNQSPKGIKGSPSKVNSKQHFDLEWDR